GTTTTAATTGCTTTAGGTGGAGGTGTTATAGGAGATATCACTGGTTTTGTTGCTTCTTGTTATAAAAGAGGTGTTCCATATATACAAATCCCTACAACTTTATTATCGCAAATAGATTCTTCTATTGGTGGAAAAACTGGAGTTAATCATCTTTTTCAAAAAAATATGGTTGGAAGTATTTATCAACCTATATTAGTGATTAATGATTTTAATACTCTTAATACATTGCCAAAAAAACAATATTTATCTGGTTTAGCAGAAGTTATAAAATATGCAATTAGTTTAGATTATAATTTTTTTTGTTGGTTAGAAAAAAATATTAAAAAAATTTTAATTTTAAAAAAAAAAGAATTAACTAATTGTATTAAGAAATGTTGCATTTTAAAAAGTAATATCATTACTTTAGATGAAAATGAAATGAAAAATCAACGTATATTGTTAAATTTAGGACATACTTTTGGTCATGTAATTGAATCAGCATTAAAAAATGAAGATATACTTCATGGAGAAGCAGTTTCTATAGGTATAGTAATAGCTTCAAGAATTTCATTATTGTTAAAAAAAATAAATTTAATTGAATTTCAAAGAATAGTAA
The window above is part of the Arsenophonus sp. genome. Proteins encoded here:
- the aroB gene encoding 3-dehydroquinate synthase; amino-acid sequence: MHIVNVNLLNRTYPIIIGKDLLNSEKIFSIISQLESVMIITNSVIGSIYLDSVYSSIFKVGIRRIDNIVISDGEKYKNLNTFSEIISILLKKKYSRNTVLIALGGGVIGDITGFVASCYKRGVPYIQIPTTLLSQIDSSIGGKTGVNHLFQKNMVGSIYQPILVINDFNTLNTLPKKQYLSGLAEVIKYAISLDYNFFCWLEKNIKKILILKKKELTNCIKKCCILKSNIITLDENEMKNQRILLNLGHTFGHVIESALKNEDILHGEAVSIGIVIASRISLLLKKINLIEFQRIVKLLNSSKLPTKIPKILSNINFISYLKQDKKMYYNQYNMVLLKSIGSAELYLNLDKKIILKAIHLSF